The sequence GATCTGCCACTCGATTCCCTTTGCCGTGATTTCGAGTCGGTTCGCCAGTTCCGCTGTGGTGATTGAGGGATTGGCGGCGATCAGGGTCAAAATTTTCTCCCTAGTTTTCTCCCTAGTTTTCTCCCTAGTTTTTTTTATTCTTGGGTAGTTTCTTGGGTAGACATCTGGTTAGTTTTTGGGGTAACCTTTGGGGCAGTGGCACTACCAACAGGGGAATCGGGCACTTGATACGCAGCGGAGAACGGAAACCTCAACCACAAACCGTCGCCACCCTGAGCGTTGGCGAATCCGCAAACCCATTTCAGCTATTCGTCCCGCCACGTCTCTTTCCATTCGATGTTCTGACTCTCGCTCATGCCTCTGTATCCCTTGTCTTCAGATCTGAAAGAGCAGCCCGTCCTTTGTCCGTTAATTGGTACCTCTGCAATGAGCTACGCGGTTTGTCAGGAACAGTCCTTTCCAGTAATCCTCCATGCAGGAGTCGGTCAAGCCACTTTCTGAAGCTGCTCGTTCGGCTCGAATAACCTGCGGCAGTCAGCAACACTTCACTCGGAACTGCACCTTGGGCGCACGCCTGCAGCATAGCGACCTCTTTAAGTGACAATACAGCTTGGACCCCAGCTCGAGGTCCTACTTGGCCCCCTACTTGGCCCCCTACTTGGCCCCCTACTTGCTCTGCAAGTGTTGCTCGCCAAACCGTCGTTACAAATCCCTGGGGAACAGCGAACTCCGGTTCTGACAAACCCGCCTTCACACAGCGGCGGATCATATCCAGCGTCCCCGTTCCCATCCGTTCGATATATTCCGCAAGGTACATAGATTCCGCCAGCAGAGGATTGCCAGGTACTGACGTGTGTGCGACCCGCAGCTTCTCCAGTGTCAGTGGCGGCGGTAGCCTGCCGGGATTCCAGACCTCCAACCGGTCCGCAAAGAGCATGACCTGCACACTCCCATTGTTCGTATAGTCGCGATGCGCCACTGCGTTGACAATGGCCTCTGTCACAACTTCTTCTGGA comes from Gemmatimonadota bacterium and encodes:
- a CDS encoding winged helix-turn-helix transcriptional regulator; the protein is MKKTREKTREKTREKILTLIAANPSITTAELANRLEITAKGIEWQISKLKKMGVLERIGPARGGHWKVVETQDE